Below is a window of Poecile atricapillus isolate bPoeAtr1 chromosome 2, bPoeAtr1.hap1, whole genome shotgun sequence DNA.
GTGGCTgtgagagagtctgtgtcacTTATAGAACAATTAGGGATGTGCAAGAGCTTAAGAAGCATTAATATGATATTTCTCAAATCTTGAACTGGTCAAGAGACCATCCAGATAGGGTTTATTATAAATAGAACTTCGTTTTCTCTCCCCAGTTAGGGTTTGTGAGACTTAAGGAGTCTTAGGCAATGAGCAACAAGGTGGCATCACATTGAATCTGCCAGCTCTTGTGTGGTTCTGGATAAATGGCTTACATGGCTGATTTCTTGAATCTATATCTAGAAAACAGTGTCACTAGTGATTTAATAGGAATTGTTTTAATATCAGGGAAAAAAGGATGATTAAATAGCTAAGCAGTTGGGAAGAAGCCAACATGAGTTTGTCATTTCATACTGCTGTGCATCTCACTGATAGGTCAGTGGTATACAGCACTTTCTTAGGCAGATGGACCTGACATCGGCAATATCAGTAATTACTGAAACATTAGCAGGACAGAGGGGGTAGCAGGCCATGTGCTGCCTAGCCTAGATCTTCTCTGTGATGACATGCTGAATCTGGTGACATGTTCACTGCAAGCTGACTGAGCTGTGCTGCGGATGGGTGGTCACAACTGGAGGCATGAGCTCCCACACCCACATCTTGCATCATTCCTTGTGCTGATGCAGTTGCCTTCTGAGGCGGGTTTCCATCAGTGACTTTAGCTAACAGGAACCCAATCCATTACAGTCACATGAGGTCTAGCTCAGCAGACTGCAGCCAGATTGTATTACTTTCCAATATAATTCTGTTTGTAATAGGAAACCATCACTTTGTGATTCCATTCCCAACCATTATGTTGGCTGAAGAATAAATGTATTCTTAAAAATAGATTAACAGGACTGGAAGTTTCGAAGGTGCTTGCGGGCCGGACTAGTTTTGCAAAGCATCATTTTCTTTGAAGTGACCGAAGTTTGCAACTTTACCAGGTTTAAAGCCTGGCTAaggtttttcctgtttaatcAGGAATTGAAATATTAAGATATCCCATATGCTTAGAGGGTTCTTTTCTCACtgactttatttaaataatgaccttttttctttaaaaaaaaactaattatTGTAAAATTATTGTGATTTTATAAGCAAAACACATAGGCAGAAGTACCTTTGAAGCAGAAAAGTTAGCAATTCTTTGTCAGGCTTCTTACTCATTGAATACTTTTCCCAGTGTTTAAGATAGGTGACTAAACTGCTAAAAATTTAATCTTACTGTATTCATTTTACAGGTTGAGCAGTCAAAAGTTTTAATCAAAGAGGGTGGTGTTCAGTTACTACTTACAATAGTTGACACACCAGGATTTGGAGATGCTGTGGATAATAGTAATTGGTAAGATGTTCTTTGTATGTTCTCCCATGATAATTCTGCattgtgttttgtgtgtgtgtgagatatAATACTTTgtgacatattttaaaatgaaggcTTCAATATTCAGCTAAAATATTAACACTTCTAAACTTTCCATTTAGCTGAAAACTAACTACTGTAATTCCAATTTTACTGAAGTGCTGTTAGCCTTTCCCCTTAAACTGAATGGTGCATTTGGCTCTTTATCTGCACATGCAGTGTGCAGAACCATCTTCTGTGCTGTCACGAGATGGTGATCAGTGAAGCATACTCCTTTAGCTACACTTCTTAAGTATTCTGTTTAATGCTTTTACAGTAAAGGTGATTGTGTTTGAAAGGTTTTTTCAGTGGACTCACACTGTATCTTCAGAACTATGTAACTCAATTTTAGGTTGAGGAGTTGGTCAACTGCAGTGTTGAAGtattgtaattaaaaaaaagcaaatgaaaagcaaaaaaaacccaccccaagcTGTGGGGAAATTGTGAACATTTATTTCTTAGCAAAACAAGGTTTCTTTGTGTACATAATGTAACTTACAGTTTTTTATTCATGTAatctctgcagctggcagccagtTATTGACTACATTGACAGTAAATTTGAGGACTACCTGAATGCAGAATCTCGAGTGAACAGACGCCAGATGCCAGATAATAGAGTGCAGTGTTGTTTATACTTCATTGCTCCTTCAGGACATGGGTTTGTATCAGTGTACTTTATGTTTTCATTCTCTCTTATCTCAGATAAATATCCAAATTTGTCAATCTAAGTTCCAAATCAGATTTTCTTAGTGGCCTGCAGATCATACTTAATTTCAAAGATGAGTTTACTTTGGCTTGTCAAACATTAGCAAGCTAAACACCAGAAAATATGACTGCACGTTAATTGCATagcaagagaaataaaatgctagcaatgaaaaataaaaagaaattcacAAGTGCCAGGTCTGTTTGTAATCTAGATGTCTTTAGATCACATTAGGAGAAACTGGTTCACATGTTAAGCAACAGGATTTTTCCGttccatttttcctccctcccattAATGTAAACTGAAGACTGGAAGTTTCATGCATCCTTGTAAGCATGCCATACTTCACTTGGTGTATAGTATTTTGTCTAGTGGCAATTCCAGTGTAGGcagtgcagattttttttcagttattatCTCCCACCCCTGCTTATTTTTCACTTGATCAGACTTCTATCTAGTGGTAGACAGAGAGAACTGCATTTCCAGGGTATATTAGGGACAAATTATCTATCTGAAACTAGTTGCCTATCTTTTTGTCATGGAATCGTGTTTAAATTTGTCAGAGACTCTTGAGTTATACCTTCAGAACCAGGAGGAGATGAAGATAAGTATCAGCCTATTCTATTGTGTAGGTCAAAAGTAGTAAAACTTGTTGAAGGGAGTGATGAAGGAATTTAAAGAGTATTCCTCAGGCAGTAGAAAATGCCAGCTATTACACTTAGCTTCTGTAGGTAGCATTGGAATGGGTCTAATAATTTTGAACTGTACAGATACTTCCAAATATGGAAAGATATGTCAGAGGGTGGAGTTTTTCTTATGTAGACTTGCCTTTATTAAGTGTTTTGTTGTTGAACAACAGGCACATCTGTAATGCCAGTTTTGCTCAACAAGCATGTCAGTTTTAAATGCAAACAAACACTTGAATTCTTGACATACTGTTTTACTAGTATGCAAAACCCAAAGTGTAATTTAAATAAAGGGAAGATGATTCCTTGTGTTATTCAATTGTTTCTGAGCTGATTTTCAGATTCTTGAAAAAACATGTCTTTCCTCCACACCTCTATGTCCGATAGAACTTCCTAAATCAGTGGGTGGTACAAATTATTCATAAGGCAAAAGTAATGTTTCCAGTGGATTAAGACTTGGTTGCTAAATTTGTGAGGCTAAAAGCTGTAAAAGTATATTCCTTGTACAGGTATTTCATGTTAATATTAGGGGACAAAAAGGTGTAAAATTATGCTAGGTTTGCATACAGTTTTTCAGTTTCTGGAATAAATGCTTAGAATTGTCATCTAAGTAAGGAAGTTAATGAAGAAAATTGGTACTGCTTTTGGCATGCATTTCCTCTTTTAAGATGCTGACCTCTCTGAAATACAGAGTTCACTTCCTACCTGGTTTTTGTGGTGatgcagtctttgcttctgtttcctgtgcagccagcagcacatcTAACTCACCAAGTAGTGTCCTCTTCACTCTCAATGCATGATTATATTTACGTTGAATTAAAGCATTTGTAAGTGAATTTATTTCTACCTGTCCTTTTAATACATTTGTAAAAGACTGCTTTAGAAATctagaagttaaaaaaaacaaaacacaacagttAAAGTCCTTCCATTTACTGCATCCCACCGTTTTTAGCTAATAATATTCCCATAAACACCTGAAATGATTGAATGGGTTTCTGTGGAAGCAGGGGGAGAGATTGGAGGGGTAGGAGGACCCTTCCAGGTAAGTGAGTGGGGTGATGATGGAATTTACtatatttctgcaattttggtATCTTAATATAAAGCTTTCCTGCTTCAGTCTCTGATGTAAACTCTCAAATCCTTAGATGAGCAGACCTTTTGAACAACTCTGCTTTGACAGCAACCCTTCAACCCTAGGTGAAGGGCAGCAACTCTACTTCGCCTTTTTGAGGCAAGTAGAGGGAAAGCATATTAAGGTGAATGGTTAACCAGAAGAGTGTTTATAATATAGATGTGCTTTAATATAATAGCTATTTAATGGACACATGTTTAGAATTAGTGAAATCACTGACAGgtagaaaatgttaaaatgaaGTTAAGTATGTGTTCTCGAgcattttctcattcttttatGTATGGTTTTTGGAAATTTCAGTACCAAATGAATCTGGTTTTAATGTTCCTAATCCTAATTTGTTTTAGATGAGGAATAATCTTGTTAAATCCTCTAATTGAAACCTTTAAGCCTGACTAAACTTGCTGTCATTAATGCATCAAAACCTCTCTAGTTTTACTTCAGGAAACAGGAAATACTGACCACTTTGATCCTCATAGACAGTGAATATACTACCACACAGCCACCTTATACCCATATGATGGTTTAGTTTTTTGTCACTGTCATCCACTTTCACAACTGTCTTTTTGTTTTACATACCAATTTAGAGATGAGATATTTCTAATTGATTTGTATGTAGGCCACAGAGGTTACCATCCTCAGCAATCTTAAGGtcctaaaaaaaacaaaagtctccTAGCCCACTATCAAGAAGAAGCATACTGAGACATGGTTTTCAGAACCTGAACCTGTATGTGTGAACAGAGCATAATTCACAACTGTGAACTTTTATCAGTCAGGCTTTAAGTGGGATTATCTTCTCAGCTAATAACACAAACTTTACTACCTTGGTAGGACAGCTCTTATCACTTGCTAAAATGAGGGTACTTTTAGCTAGCAGAAGGCTCATGACTGCTAGTAATATTAACTTAGCACGTCTTCCTCTTGTATTATACAATTTAGGGGATTTCCTGTAATAACTGCAGGTAGCCTTCTCATTTTCAGTTGTCTGTCACTCATAAATCAGTGTCTTAAAAGTAGTTGTCAGGACAAATCTCATCATTTGTACAATCTTgtttaattaatataaattgCAAAGCTCTAATGCTGTATTTCAGACTTAAGCCTTTGGATATAGAGTTTATGAAGCGCCTGCATGAAAAAGTGAATATCATTCCACTTATTGCCAAAGCAGACACACTTACACCCGAGGAATGCcaacaatttaaaaaacaggtgagttgaaaaattaatatttacaaCACAGGGTAATTTAGTAAGTTGATCCCTATGGAAATGGTGAGATTTAACTTACATGCAAAGTTTAAACCCTGAAGCAATAACTTGAGACAGCAAAgctaaataatttatatatctAGATTTAATTATAATTCTTGGTGAAATAATCTTGTTTCTGTCCTCAGGGGAAGAGGTTTCAAGTATAGTATGTTTCTTGGCAAGTGAAATAATTCACTGCTGAGATAAAAATCAGTAAGGAAGGAAAGAAGCTTTCAAGATTTAGGTGCCTAACAGaagcatgttaaaaaaaaaaataaggtattCAACAGTATCCCAGTATTACTGATTGCATTGGGGTATTCACTTGCATGTTGATGCACTGTAATTATTAAAGATACCTCAGCTATTAGATGAGAATCAATAAACCTGTTCACTCTTGGGTGTGgtaatgcattttaaagatgGTGAGATAATTCTAACATTGATACAACTGATAAAATGTCTTTGTATTTGTAAAATGTATTTGCTGTGAGTGTCTACAGGTggtttatgttttattttcagctaCATGATAAGAGTAGAACAGTTAAGCTTTGTAGTATTGTATGAAGAGTACAAGGAGGACTCGGAGCAAGACAAGACATAAAGTTTGATTTATCAAACTCTGTCCAGTCCTAGTTTAGAAGAACACAGAGTTCTGAAAAGAAGGTGGCATTAAGAGATGTTGTGTGTAAAACTCTTGATTTCATTAGATAAGATCAAAAATTATAttacagaatgaaaaaatgGTAGAACACAGAATATTTCTAAATACATATGCAGCTTTATCAATGAGTGGATGTTAAACAGGGGAGACTTTTCCAAACCAAACTTGGAAAATAAGTCTTCGCATGATTAGGAAATGTAACTTCTCTTAAAATTGCAAACCCATGAGCCAGAAATAttccccagggctctgcagtgCAGCTGTCAGCTAAATGGTCTAATATTTTTCCATCCTGAAATTCTGCAAAACTAATcagcttgtttttaaaaataccctTCAGACAAATAGAGCATCAAAACAGCACAGTTACTTTTCTGATGACGCTCTCAGTTATTCTTAAATTTTCATTATTGCTTGCAAATGTTTTTCAACATTACTAACTGCTTGAGTTGATCCATCAGTCACAGGCTCTGTTAAAATAGGCAGGTGATCCTGCTTCAAGCAACTGATGCTAGAAACAGGTATGctagaaacagaaaagaatagGAGTGACAGCTGTAGCCATTGTGGAAATTCAGAGGGATAAAGTGTGCCTGCGATTATCTATTTGAGTATCTGTTTTTTCTGAGGGACCCAATTGTGAGACTGCTCTGACAATTTGTTGTATTAGGTTTTGCACCTAATTCTATGCAGGTAGAATTCCCATTAGAGTAAACCTCTTGTTTGTCCTGCTGGAGAAAACTGGTATCAATTTTTGCTGCCTTGTGTTGGTGGATAATATTCTGGTAGCTGGGAGACCCTTGCTCTGATTGTGTCTTCCCTTGACTAAGGAGAGATGGTTACACTGAACCCCTTGGGGGTCACCTCAGGGTGTTAAACATGTGCAAGTTTTATGTTGTAATTTAAGTCACCTTAATCTAAAGGGTTTTATATATCTAACAAAAGGAGAATCAGACTGCAGCAGGAACATCAAACTGTTATGAACTATGAAATCCtcaaacaaataattttgtttctagaTAATGAAAGAAATCCaagaacacaaaattaaaatatatgaatttccagaaacagatgatgaagaagaaaataagattgTTAAAAAGATAAAGgtaaacaatttttcttttgaaaaagtgCTTACGGAGGAACGGGGGGGTTGAGTTTGAAAAGCATTCTGTCAATAATGAAGAAAGAGCCCACCAAAATGTTTAGAAGATAGAAATCAGATGTAAAGCTGTCCTAAGGGTCAGTGTTCCTTATCAGAAGCAATGAATGACATTATTAAGTCCTTCAATTGCTAAAATTCAGAATGAGAGCACTAGATCTCATGTTTACTAATGAACTCTTAAAGACCgcttttaaaaattcatccTTATTTGACTTCTGTCCACCCTTCACAGCCTACCACTTATTTGTTTCTGAGCTTTGAAGGAGGCACGGGTTGTCTTTCAGACAGAGGTGTGCAGTGGCATGAAGTGTGTGCATTACGGCTAATATCTCTCTGGCTGACTGATACGCTGAAACCTTAATGGAGATAAATGACTAAAGAAAATCAGAAGGACTGTCAGACTGTTGAAAGGCTTTTTCTTAGTTTCCTCATGTTTTCAGTTTGTTCTTTCATGTTGGAGTCCATGTTGTGTACGTTTCTTGAGCCTTGCTTCTGTTTGTTCAGTAGCTGTAACAGCTTGTAagagcttttaaatttttttgctaCTGGGGAAATCTCCTAGGATAGATAAACACAAATAGGACAAAAAATGGAAGATATTCTGGGACTAAGCCtagagaagagcagaaaaaaagcgAAGACAAAAGTGCAAAATACTGAGCTTTGTACTCTGTCCCTTTCTGCCCCTTGAAGCTGCTTTTGGCTCCTTTGTTGCTTGTTACACTGGAGGCATTCTTGGTTCAGCTGAGAACAAGACTTTGACGTAGTTCTTTGCCAAACCTTTGAAAACTGGGTACAAAATCCAGTCAAAGTAACTGCTCTGGTAGCCAGTGGGTATATGACTTGGTAAATAATTGTGCAGTTGAGTAAATAGGAAATGGTTTGCCTCTTGCTTAGCTTACTAAGTAGCAGTAATGTCTGTTCCTTAACTAGATTTACAGAATCCAGAAGCATAAAGACTTCAGAAggagtgtgtgtatatatatctgTCATTAAACTGGGCAGAGGTCAATAAACATCAGTATTCTTGCACTTTTGTGTTATCTGCATTGCAGTGTTACAGCACTGACCTAGCTTACATCCAGTTGATACATGGGCATGCTTTCAGTGTCTTTTGGCAgcagattttgatttttaaagtcaTACTTTATCTTGTAGGACCGTTTACCTCTTGCTGTGGTAGGTAGTAATACGATCATTGAAGTCAATGGCAAGAGAGTTAGAGGAAGGCAGTACCCATGGGGTGTTGCAGAAGGTAAGGCTttcttatgatttttttttttttaatccatttaaaACTTACTGGATATGAGCCTGTATTTGAAATGTTTGAAATGCTTAATTTGAATGGTCTTTGGTATGGAAATTAATTGAATATACTGTTTTGTTATTCTGATAATATTGGAACAAGGTAAAGGTTTTGGAAACATGTAAATTTGCAAGCAGATTTCTGTTGAAGCCTCAGTGAGAAATTGTAAAACCTGTAGTAATTTATTGCAGGTAATGATGTGATTTAAATTACAGTTGTTTTCTAGCTTTTTTACcttatttatctttatttaaaaCTTGTGCATTAAATTCTTCTTTCTAGAGCATTCATGTTATAAGTATTAATTTGATCAGCTAAATTGtcacaaatacagtttttctcAGAACATCTGAGTTTCAAGTGCTGGGGTGTAGCAAAGGATAGGTACCTGGTAATGAAGAgagtacttttttttcttttttttcttcttttcatttttcctttttaaatttgtttaaaacTTACTTTATACTGCTATAGAGATTAGAAGGTAACTGCATGTTCTTCTGACAGCCATTTCTTGTGCTTTAATGCCATTCATATATTTCAAATGCCACATGGCATGACTTGCACTGCACTCTGTAGTAAAACAATCACTATTAGACTGTTTTTCCATGATCATTGAGTCTTTTCCTTTGGTGTGCATGTATtgaataaaaagaatatttttttccctctcactaTTTCTGCCTTCCAAGGGCAATGGACTATAAATTGGATGCAGtgtaaaacagacaaaaaaaccccagccaacAAGCAGTGTATGGACCAATACTTTAAAAAGGAATGCTGTAACACTTTGAAGTGCATGTCTGGCAGGAAATGAGGTTTGGCAGAAAGTAAAAACCAGCTGCATCAGAGAAGATCAAGCTTTATTTCAGGCTCTTCTGTTGGCATTTGGAGATGTGCAAAATAgtgctgcttttctttattttaaaaccaatttCTGAAAGGTTTCATGTTCGTGATTGTGTGACTTTTGGAAGGGAAGAGCTAGCCTAACTAAAAGGAACCTCTTGGAGTGGCTATCAGTCTGTCAGCTAAGGACAGAGGGATGATGCTTTTTTGAGAGTATGATTTCATGTACCGTCTGAGCGGAATTTACCAGTCTGTGTAAAACCATGGAATAAAATAATGCAGGAGTGCAGATACAAGAATGAACACACGAatgttctgcatttttctgtagGATTCACTGAATTTACTTGGGCTATTTTAATACCTtcatccttatttttttttttttttcccatccttgCCATGTCTGTCTTTACATCAGAGGCACATTGGAACCTGCCCTGTACCTTTCTTTTGTGTGCTCTAAGAGCTTTGTGTGTTGCCTTCTCTGTCTGCACATCAGGTAGTTCTGGAGTGTGCATTTTTCTCCAGTGTCATTTCATGATCTCTCAGGGAAATACCACTTACAGCATCAGTCTCTTCTACTTTAGTGGCGTGATAGGCACAGTGGAATAGGTGGCATCTAATGACAGCTGCCAGTTCTCTCTTGGTCTGTGGGTGGGTGCATCAAGTTCAGTACACAGCCTTCCTTTGTTTCATTAATAAAGAGCTCAGTccatattaaaattaaaatgaagactTTTGGAACTTACTGCTCAGGGACAGAAAGGTTGAGTGTGTCTTTTAAAGGTTTTTGGATATAGCTGGATCTAGACTGAGGTCTTCAGTTAGTGTCTGATCCTTACACAACTGTGCTAGCAGGCAGCCAAAGGATCAAACAGTTGGTTAAACTGGCAAAACTGTGCTTCTGTTGTGGTGGCTTATTCTGCTGCACTGACTCAGAGTACAGTTTGCCAATATGTCTTAGGGGAGCATAGGAACTCTGCTAGCAAGACACATTAATACAGTTATGTTAATGCTTTCCTTCTGTTAACACACATGTTGTTTGAGTAAGTAAAGGCTGTGGGAGTAATTTGTTGTTGGAATGAATGTAGATGGGTGACATCTTACCTCTGTGTAAGGCACAGATTTTGGTTGCTATCTCAACAAAAGCTTACTTCTTCTTGCAGTTGAAAATGGTGAACACTGTGACTTCACAATTCTGAGGAACATGTTGATAAGGTAAGTAACTAACAGGTTACATTAAGTTTTCTGATATGTCTGAGAGATTGGGAAGTCATATATTGGAGAAAAAAGAACTTGAGATAGTGAGTTCATATGAATTCCcatatttttaattgtaaacAGTTACCTTATTTTATGACAACTTGGTTTACCACATATTTAGCAAGCAGTGGTGTTGATAGTGAATTTTTTGTGATTACTTGTTACTAGTCCATAGGAACCTCAGTTACTTGTTAGTGCTGATGTGTACTTAGTTGTAGGCATTTTCTAAAAACTTTAGCAGCGAAAATTTGCCTAAAGCAAGACTGCCTCTGCTTTGTTGTGTTAGCTGCTGAGTCCTGTGCTCCCAGCAGTCCACTAGGTGACATCTGCTGTAAAAGCTGTTAGTTTGATTCCTAAGCTTTGCTTTTCTCCAGACTGACAGTGGAAAATTGTGAAGTGAATGCTTTTAGCTTAGTCTTGAACTTTACGCTTAGCTTTTgtagaattaaaaaatagaaattaggAAGTTTTGGCTTGTTGTTTCTTGCCTGACATGCTTTTCCTCACCTACTACAGTAGTGATACACAATTTTCTTATCTGCCTATCAAATACCTGCAAGTTTATCCACAGAACTCAAATGTTCCAAAGACTGGTTGTGTAAGTTAGTGTTTGCAATATTGAGAGTTTTAGATAGTTTGGTGCAAAATAATCTGGtatttctgtgcctgtgctgtCTTGACAGTACTGATTTAAATGGTAGAGTAATAACATTATGGGGAATGGGACATTAATGGGGGGATATAATTGAATTCAAGTCAATCTGCAAAATGAACAGGGACTGATTTTTCAGattgtattttgtatttgtgcATTAAGCTGATAAATTACCCTTATTGACAGAACTCATATGCAGGACCTGAAGGATGTCACTAACAATGTACATTATGAGAActacagaagcagaaaactCGCAGCTGTTACATACAACGGTGttgacaacaacaaaaataaagggCAGCTAACAAAGTAAGTTCCTGCTAAGGCTGTAGTGCACATTAatctttttactctttttttttggttgactGGTTTTGTGAATGTGTGGTGGTggtctgggttttttggggagagGTGCCAGTGGGTTTGTATGTATATAGCCTTCAGTTAGTTGTCTCTTTGCTGTGTCTGAAACGATATACCTCTTGTTTATTtgtaatttggatttttttcctttcactaaGGTTTACACTAGTTTCACTGAACATGTTAAATAGTAGATTAGGTTTTGAAGAGAATTGTTAGATTTACTCAGAATTTCATTTCACTGTTACTACAAAGTTTTTGTgcattaatttctatttatttattatctcttattattattaattttctgttttggtttatATGTTGCATGTGGAATTACTGGTCAGTGATCAATACTCTGTCGGGGATATTTTTGAGAAGAATGGGTTAATATTTGTATAGAAACTCCAAAAAAGCAGACCTGCTACTGTCATCTTTGAAATGCTGCTCTGGCTATT
It encodes the following:
- the SEPTIN7 gene encoding septin-7; this encodes KRVVYKVAQQKNLEGYVGFANLPNQVYRKSVKRGFEFTLMVVGESGLGKSTLINSLFLTELYSPEYPGPSHRIKKTVQVEQSKVLIKEGGVQLLLTIVDTPGFGDAVDNSNCWQPVIDYIDSKFEDYLNAESRVNRRQMPDNRVQCCLYFIAPSGHGLKPLDIEFMKRLHEKVNIIPLIAKADTLTPEECQQFKKQIMKEIQEHKIKIYEFPETDDEEENKIVKKIKDRLPLAVVGSNTIIEVNGKRVRGRQYPWGVAEVENGEHCDFTILRNMLIRTHMQDLKDVTNNVHYENYRSRKLAAVTYNGVDNNKNKGQLTKFDTVEGMSPLAQMEEERREHVAKMKKMEMEMEQVFEMKVKEKVQKLKDSEAELQRRHEQMKKNLEAQHKELEEKRRQFEDEKANWEAQQRILEQQNSSRTLEKNKKKGKIF